A single genomic interval of Pochonia chlamydosporia 170 chromosome 7, whole genome shotgun sequence harbors:
- a CDS encoding major facilitator superfamily transporter (similar to Cordyceps militaris CM01 XP_006668915.1) encodes MPLLFPQALAVNSQRLSDAITWRCVLLASRTLMGASLGFASMNFHSTLTDLFGASLMSCNPHQEVVDDFDARRHGGGMGVWLGIWTWCWIGSLGVGFLVGASIIDSYPPAWGFYVSIIIIAVVLVLNVVCPEVRRSAYRRSVAEVRTGEDISRRVARGEIMMHRVKTGPKWWGQEVYHGIALNLEMLRQPGFAIMTIYSAWIYAQVVLIIILLGSLVSRFYRMKSTFVGLFVGCMALGALLAIPFQKANLFSRSRQAQLNSNLATLDRKVAWSSHLVRRTVFTLVLPLAGICYAAVSSGPPIHVSVPTLFSGFVGFFSSLAIAECNGLVMEAFDCSDLSPGMTGRQRGGSGRKQKKTNYSSFPRVTAGFASIHALAFLLAAGSTALGGHVTRVLGQQVATGVVAGILLILTFLLLLALLRFTEVQIVPKSKSQEMDRLVEARRRSTIRRVSMPNNSQAIIDEERAWRPAMIGNPTSKRRRMNVFELGSMTRWQEIRKKNKLIDAGAHLNREAWDQGMDALDDQLSDFRRDAHQVFHGTRRSARRLRRTDESSDAVQPIEMRNLEDQGKQEGSQQTRRGRRECALSRTSDEGSDGTHLRNRNKVV; translated from the coding sequence atgccaCTTCTGTTCCCGCAAGCTCTTGCTGTCAATTCTCAGAGGCTCAGTGATGCGATTACGTGGCGATGCGTTTTGCTAGCCAGCCGAACCCTCATGGGAGCCTCCCTTGGGTTTGCGAGCATGAATTTTCACTCGACATTGACTGATCTGTTTGGGGCGTCTCTGATGAGCTGCAACCCTCATCAGGAAGTTGTCGACGACTTTGATGCCCGgagacatggcggcggcatgggcGTCTGGTTAGGCATctggacttggtgttggatTGGATCTCTGGGCGTGGGATTTCTTGTTGGTGCTAGCATCATTGACAGCTATCCACCAGCTTGGGGCTTCTATGTCAGCATCATAATCATTGCCGTTGTCCTCGTCCTAAACGTTGTTTGCCCGGAAGTTCGTCGGTCAGCATATCGACGATCTGTGGCCGAGGTCCGAACCGGAGAAGATATTTCACGGCGAGTAGCTCGTGGCGAAATCATGATGCATCGGGTGAAAACAGGTCCAAAGTGGTGGGGACAAGAGGTGTATCATGGAATCGcactcaacttggaaatgCTCCGCCAACCCGGATTTGCAATCATGACAATTTACTCTGCCTGGATATACGCTCAAGTTGTCTTAatcatcatcttgctggGGTCATTGGTTTCACGATTCTATCGTATGAAATCCACCTTTGTCGGTTTATTCGTTGGATGCATGGCTTTGGGTGCCTTGCTTGCGATCCCATTCCAAAAAGCCAATTTGTTCTCTCGCTCCCGCCAGGCCCAGCTAAACAGCAACTTAGCTACGCTGGATAGAAAAGTTGCTTGGTCATCTCATCTTGTTCGCCGTACAGTGTTCACTCTCGTCCTGCCGCTCGCCGGTATTTGCTACGCAGCGGTGTCTTCCGGTCCACCAATACATGTCAGCGTACCGACACTGTTTTCAGGATTCGTTGGATTCTTCTCCAGCCTGGCTATTGCAGAATGCAATGGACTGGTCATGGAGGCTTTCGACTGCTCTGATCTATCTCCAGGAATGACAGGGCGCCAAAGAGGCGGTTCCGGCAgaaagcagaagaagacaaacTACTCATCGTTTCCAAGAGTTACAGCCGGATTTGCATCCATACACGCCTTGGCATTCCTCTTGGCTGCCGGTTCTACCGCCCTAGGCGGGCACGTTACCAGAGTTTTGGGACAGCAGGTTGCCACTGGTGTGGTGGCCGGGATTCTTCTCATATTGACGTTTCTGTTACTTCTCGCCCTTCTTCGTTTTACTGAAGTTCAAATAGTCCCAAAATCCAAATCACAAGAAATGGATAGACTGGTGGAAGCGCGCCGTCGTTCGACAATCCGTCGAGTGTCCATGCCGAATAACTCGCAagccatcattgacgaggagaggGCGTGGAGACCTGCCATGATTGGAAACCCTACAAGCAAAAGACGCCGGATGAATGTTTTCGAGCTCGGCAGCATGACTCGCTGGCAAGAGATTCGGAAAAAGAACAAACTGATTGATGCCGGCGCTCACCTCAACCGAGAGGCTTGGGATCAAGGAATGGACGCATTGGATGACCAGTTGAGCGACTTCCGAAGAGACGCACACCAAGTCTTTCACGGAACGAGACGAAGTGCAAGACGGCTGCGTCGAACGGATGAGAGTAGCGACGCTGTTCAACCTATAGAGATGAGAAACCTAGAGGACCAAGGAAAACAGGAAGGCTCACAACAAACTCGACGAGGCAGGCGAGAGTGTGCTTTGAGCCGCACCTCGGATGAGGGAAGTGATGGTACACACTTaagaaacagaaacaaggTGGTATAA